The genomic window GAAGACGGGTGACACCGTGTTGGTGGAGTCTCCCACGTATTATGGCACCCTCAATCTGCTGGCGCAGATGAACCTGAAAGTCATCGCCGTGCCATCCTGTGCCAATCACGGGCTTGATATCGACGCGGCGAGGGACGCTCTCGCCACGCACTCCGTCGCCGCCATTCTGGTGATCCCGAATTTTTCAAATCCGCTGGGCAGCCTCATGCCGGAAGCAAACCGGCGCGAATTGCTGGATCTGGCGGAAAAATACCGCATTCCCATCATCGAGGACGACATCTACGGAGACCTGCCGCACGAGGGAGCGAGGCCGCATTGCATGAAGGCCCTGGATCAGGAGGACCGGGTGATCCTCTGCGGTTCTTACTCCAAGACACTCGCGCCCGGCTTCCGCATCGGCTACATCGCCGCAGGGAAATATCACCAGCGGGTGATGGAGCTGAAGAACGCCTTCAACATCGGAGGTTCGCCGCTGCCCGCGCTGACGGTCGCGGAGTTTTTGCGGAACGGAGGCTACGAGCGTCACCTGCGCAAGCTGCGCCACACCTTCCGGCAGCAGGTTTGCCGTACGCGTGAGACCGTGGCCGCCGCTTTCCCGGGCGGTACCCGGCTCAGCAATCCCATGGGAGGTTTCTCGCTGTGGCTGGAGCTGCCGGGTGACACCGACATCATCCCCATCTTCCAGCAGGCGCGCGCCGCGGGAATCACCTTCACTCCGGGGCCGCTTTTCTCACCGGACGGGCACTTCAAGAACTGCATGCGCCTGAGCTGCGGAGCCTCGTGGAGTCCGCAGATCGAGAAAGCGCTGGGGACCCTCGGCAACATCGTCCGCGCCAACAGCTAGGGACATTCCACACCGGGGCTTGATGGCGGCGGACCACCTTCCCATAGTCCGTCTCACAACCGGTTTGCC from Luteolibacter yonseiensis includes these protein-coding regions:
- a CDS encoding PLP-dependent aminotransferase family protein; this translates as MEVEQPLYLKIADRVQSMIDSGTLRAGDRIPSVRHSSVQHQVSIPTVMQAYTLLESRRLIEARPKSGFYVRPRLAVSLQEPLVSHRKPAVASLTKFASAISMIQDTTDSRLIPFGAAIPGDDLLPLDKLAQLTASITRKMTAASFKYDPAPGCLPLRKELSRLSLDWGCGLDASDFIITHGASEALHLALHAVTKTGDTVLVESPTYYGTLNLLAQMNLKVIAVPSCANHGLDIDAARDALATHSVAAILVIPNFSNPLGSLMPEANRRELLDLAEKYRIPIIEDDIYGDLPHEGARPHCMKALDQEDRVILCGSYSKTLAPGFRIGYIAAGKYHQRVMELKNAFNIGGSPLPALTVAEFLRNGGYERHLRKLRHTFRQQVCRTRETVAAAFPGGTRLSNPMGGFSLWLELPGDTDIIPIFQQARAAGITFTPGPLFSPDGHFKNCMRLSCGASWSPQIEKALGTLGNIVRANS